A DNA window from Leptolyngbya sp. KIOST-1 contains the following coding sequences:
- the map gene encoding type I methionyl aminopeptidase → MNFLTNLIPGRAETATLPKRSRRVRGIELKSEAELEIMRGAARIVATVLKEIEALVQPGMTTADLDAYAEKRIREMGATPSFKGYHGFPASICACINDQVVHGIPSKRQTIRRGDLLKVDTGAYYNGFHGDSCITIAVGEVSAVAKQLMTAAEAALYAGIAQVKPGNTLLDIAGAIEDCVASYGFAVVEDFTGHGVGRNLHEAPSVFNVRTRQLPNVKLRPGMTLAIEPILNAGSKQTRTLKDQWTVVTVDRSLSAQFEHTVLVSETGYEILTDRAQVPVALAS, encoded by the coding sequence ATGAACTTTTTGACAAATTTAATTCCCGGTCGGGCCGAGACGGCCACCCTCCCCAAGCGCAGCCGCCGGGTGCGCGGCATAGAGCTAAAGAGTGAGGCCGAGCTAGAAATTATGCGCGGGGCGGCCCGCATTGTGGCCACGGTGCTAAAGGAGATTGAGGCGCTGGTGCAGCCGGGGATGACCACCGCCGATCTCGATGCCTACGCCGAAAAGCGCATTCGCGAAATGGGGGCCACCCCCAGCTTCAAGGGCTACCACGGCTTCCCGGCCTCAATCTGCGCCTGCATCAATGACCAGGTAGTCCACGGGATTCCCAGCAAGCGCCAGACCATTCGCCGGGGCGACCTGCTCAAGGTAGATACAGGGGCCTACTACAACGGCTTCCACGGTGACTCGTGCATCACCATTGCGGTGGGCGAGGTGTCTGCGGTGGCCAAACAGCTAATGACGGCGGCCGAGGCAGCGCTCTACGCTGGCATTGCCCAGGTGAAGCCGGGGAATACGCTGCTGGATATCGCTGGGGCGATCGAAGACTGCGTCGCCAGCTACGGCTTTGCCGTGGTGGAAGACTTCACCGGCCACGGCGTGGGCCGCAACCTGCACGAGGCCCCCTCGGTATTCAACGTCCGCACCCGCCAGCTGCCCAACGTGAAGCTGCGGCCCGGGATGACCCTGGCGATCGAACCGATTCTGAACGCCGGGTCGAAGCAGACCCGCACGCTGAAGGACCAGTGGACGGTGGTGACGGTGGATCGCAGCCTGTCGGCCCAGTTTGAGCACACGGTGCTGGTCAGCGAGACGGGGTACGAGATTCTGACCGATCGCGCCCAGGTGCCGGTAGCGCTGGCTTCCTAG
- the glnA gene encoding type I glutamate--ammonia ligase gives MATPADILKRIEDEGIELIDLKFIDMPGIWQHLTVHKSQIDESSFSDGVAFDGSSIRGWKAINESDMMMVPDPDTAWIDPFMAEPTLSLICTIKEPRTGELYSRCPRAIATKAIEYLKSTGIGDTAFFGPEAEFFIFDDVRFDQNEHSAYYYVDSVEGRWNTGKEEVGGNLGYKPRYKEGYFPVAPTDTSQDMRSEMLLTMARLGVPIEKHHHEVATGGQCELGIRFGELIQAADWLMIYKYCIKNVAKKYGKTVTFMPKPLFNDNGSGMHTHQSIWNGGQPTFAGDRYAGLSQTALWYIGGILKHAPALLALTNPTTNSYKRLVPGFEAPVNLAYSQGNRSASVRIPLSGDNPKAKRLEFRCPDATSNPYLAFAAMLCAGIDGIKNQIDPGDPLDVDIYDLSPEELAKIPSTPGSLLDALKALEADHSFLTSTGVFTEDFISNWIEYKLDNEVNPMRLRPHPYELALYYDC, from the coding sequence ATGGCAACCCCAGCAGACATCCTGAAACGCATTGAGGATGAAGGCATTGAGTTAATCGACCTGAAATTTATTGACATGCCGGGCATCTGGCAGCACCTCACCGTGCACAAGAGCCAGATCGATGAGAGTAGCTTCAGCGATGGGGTGGCCTTCGACGGCTCCAGCATTCGCGGCTGGAAGGCCATCAACGAGTCGGACATGATGATGGTGCCCGACCCCGACACCGCCTGGATCGATCCCTTCATGGCGGAGCCGACCCTGAGCCTGATCTGCACCATTAAGGAGCCTCGCACGGGCGAACTGTACTCCCGCTGCCCGCGCGCGATCGCGACCAAAGCCATTGAGTACCTCAAGTCCACCGGCATTGGCGACACCGCTTTCTTTGGCCCCGAGGCTGAGTTCTTCATCTTCGACGACGTGCGCTTCGACCAGAACGAGCACTCGGCCTACTACTACGTCGACAGTGTCGAGGGTCGCTGGAACACCGGCAAAGAAGAAGTGGGCGGCAACCTGGGCTACAAGCCCCGCTACAAGGAGGGCTACTTCCCCGTCGCCCCCACCGACACCTCCCAGGACATGCGCAGCGAAATGCTGCTGACCATGGCCCGCCTAGGGGTCCCGATCGAGAAGCACCACCACGAGGTGGCCACCGGCGGCCAGTGCGAACTGGGCATCCGCTTCGGTGAGCTGATCCAGGCCGCTGACTGGCTGATGATCTATAAGTACTGCATCAAGAACGTCGCCAAGAAGTACGGCAAGACCGTCACCTTCATGCCCAAGCCCCTGTTCAACGACAACGGCTCCGGCATGCACACCCACCAATCGATCTGGAATGGCGGCCAGCCCACCTTTGCGGGCGATCGCTACGCCGGTCTGAGCCAGACCGCCCTGTGGTACATCGGCGGCATCCTCAAGCATGCCCCCGCCCTGCTGGCGCTGACCAACCCCACCACCAACTCCTACAAGCGTCTGGTGCCCGGCTTTGAAGCGCCGGTGAACCTGGCCTACTCCCAGGGCAACCGCTCCGCCTCGGTGCGCATTCCCCTCTCTGGCGACAACCCCAAGGCCAAGCGCCTGGAGTTCCGCTGCCCCGATGCCACCTCCAACCCCTACCTGGCCTTTGCCGCCATGCTCTGCGCCGGTATCGACGGCATCAAGAACCAGATCGACCCCGGCGACCCGCTGGATGTGGACATCTATGACCTCAGCCCCGAGGAACTGGCCAAGATTCCCTCTACCCCCGGGTCTCTGCTGGATGCCCTCAAGGCCCTGGAAGCCGACCACAGCTTCCTGACCAGCACCGGCGTGTTCACCGAAGACTTCATCAGCAACTGGATCGAGTACAAACTCGACAACGAAGTCAACCCCATGCGTCTGCGGCCCCACCCCTACGAGCTGGCTCTCTACTACGACTGCTAG